In the genome of [Mycoplasma] phocae, one region contains:
- the yihA gene encoding ribosome biogenesis GTP-binding protein YihA/YsxC, translated as MWKYLKSASADSSWLDIVGKKIIFWGRSNVGKSSLINALANSKIAKTSSTPGRTRLINYFETTNKKIVVDLPGYGYAAVSKKMQYKIASIIDFYFKNDHHEKNVCILIDSRVGFMPIDLEMIEYLTELKIKFDIFITKIDKANQAQKHKVKKQALTFSDDINIFLVSATKKQGLEEIIEFYEL; from the coding sequence ATGTGAAAATATTTAAAAAGTGCGTCAGCTGATAGTAGTTGACTTGATATTGTGGGAAAGAAAATTATTTTTTGGGGTCGTTCAAATGTTGGCAAATCAAGTTTGATTAATGCTTTAGCAAATTCTAAAATTGCAAAAACATCATCAACTCCTGGAAGAACAAGATTAATAAACTACTTTGAAACTACTAATAAAAAAATTGTTGTTGATCTGCCAGGATATGGCTATGCAGCTGTAAGCAAAAAAATGCAATATAAAATTGCTTCGATTATTGACTTTTATTTCAAAAATGATCATCATGAAAAAAATGTTTGCATTTTAATTGATTCACGAGTTGGATTTATGCCAATCGATTTAGAAATGATTGAATATTTAACCGAGCTTAAAATTAAATTTGACATTTTTATTACAAAAATTGACAAAGCTAATCAAGCACAAAAACATAAAGTAAAAAAACAAGCTCTAACATTTAGCGATGATATTAATATTTTTTTAGTATCTGCTACTAAAAAACAAGGTCTTGAGGAAATAATTGAATTTTATGAATTATAA
- the tsaD gene encoding tRNA (adenosine(37)-N6)-threonylcarbamoyltransferase complex transferase subunit TsaD yields MIILAIESSHDDTSFALLEDNNPLWMKTLSQTEIHKHYGGTIPEIASRLHVKNIGILVNEVKSIIDLDRIDLVAYTKEPGLIGSLHVGHMVASAIALYLNKPLLPLNHLEGHFYSAFIGKEVLYPALGLLISGGHSQLMLYSSKDEYKIIGETQDDAVGEVYDKIARKLNLGFPGGPIIDKLWQENADKYHSHYTIPHTENEFNFSFSGLKTQVINLINNQINRKEEIDVNKYATEFQNTVVIYLKNHLQKAIKKYQPKSIALIGGVSANSAIRKMFLEVDRTAFLPLIEYSTDNAMMIARLAYEKWRK; encoded by the coding sequence ATGATAATTTTAGCTATTGAAAGTTCACATGATGATACTTCATTTGCTTTACTTGAAGATAATAATCCATTATGAATGAAAACCTTATCACAAACTGAAATTCACAAACATTATGGTGGTACAATTCCTGAAATTGCTTCACGTTTGCATGTTAAAAATATCGGAATTTTGGTAAATGAGGTTAAGAGTATTATTGATCTTGACAGAATTGATCTCGTTGCTTATACAAAAGAGCCAGGATTAATTGGTTCACTACATGTTGGACATATGGTAGCATCAGCAATTGCTTTATATTTAAATAAACCTCTACTTCCCCTAAATCATCTTGAAGGTCATTTTTATTCGGCCTTCATTGGCAAAGAAGTTTTATATCCTGCCTTAGGACTTTTAATTTCTGGTGGGCATTCGCAGCTAATGCTTTATAGCTCAAAAGATGAATATAAAATTATTGGTGAAACTCAAGATGATGCTGTTGGCGAAGTTTATGACAAAATTGCTCGGAAACTAAATCTTGGCTTTCCCGGCGGTCCAATTATCGATAAACTTTGACAGGAAAATGCTGATAAATATCATTCTCACTATACAATACCGCACACCGAAAATGAATTTAATTTTTCTTTTAGTGGGTTAAAAACACAAGTTATTAACCTAATTAATAATCAAATTAATCGTAAAGAGGAAATTGATGTTAATAAATATGCAACTGAATTTCAAAACACAGTTGTAATTTATCTAAAAAATCATTTGCAAAAAGCCATTAAAAAATATCAACCCAAATCAATTGCTTTAATTGGTGGAGTTAGTGCTAATTCTGCGATTAGAAAAATGTTTCTTGAAGTTGACAGAACTGCTTTTTTACCTTTAATTGAATATAGCACTGATAATGCGATGATGATTGCGCGGCTAGCTTATGAAAAGTGGCGAAAATAA
- the tsaE gene encoding tRNA (adenosine(37)-N6)-threonylcarbamoyltransferase complex ATPase subunit type 1 TsaE → MHKKFVFKKFEKLTSLVDYILSIKNLEAVLLNGELGAGKTTLVAQIANKLGERKTIISPTFNTILVYDKLVHIDAYKLKGDLFAYEDYFEDKLVVIEWANNVITNFKNYLAIDVYFDENQNHVFEIVKEVS, encoded by the coding sequence ATGCATAAAAAATTTGTTTTTAAAAAATTTGAAAAATTAACTTCATTAGTTGATTATATTTTAAGCATAAAAAATTTAGAAGCAGTACTGTTAAATGGAGAATTAGGAGCTGGTAAAACTACTTTGGTAGCTCAAATTGCTAATAAGTTAGGTGAAAGAAAAACAATTATTTCACCAACTTTTAACACAATTTTAGTTTATGACAAATTAGTACATATTGATGCTTATAAACTAAAAGGTGATCTTTTTGCTTATGAAGATTATTTTGAAGATAAGCTGGTTGTGATTGAATGGGCAAATAATGTTATTACTAATTTTAAAAATTATTTAGCCATTGATGTTTATTTTGATGAAAATCAAAATCATGTTTTTGAAATTGTAAAAGAGGTTAGCTAA
- a CDS encoding M42 family metallopeptidase has translation MKKEENFKNRLIKYMEIEAMSRYEDPVAQELKKSITDKNFEISRDNFGSIIFYKKSKKANAPKVMIAAHMDEVGYMVRFIDKKGQLLLSPVGGIWPSTVIGTKAKLLTQSNEEFLGVFGHTSIHIMQEEAVKKAITNNEIYADFGFKSDEDAMAQGAAVGDLVFMSGETILFKDENLIGGKAMDNRAGVTVLEYIAKSIENIELDVDLYLVGTTQEEVGTRGARTSVSLINPDIGIALDTCASHDTIGTIAGNTALFKGAALRIKDRGTMMDPKLVKVFQDLSKKHNIDSYKYIAMGGGTDAHELQYAKGGAATLTISLPQRYLHSPIGVCAISDLLAAGDLLIHFVKEFNEAELNKIKYQ, from the coding sequence ATGAAAAAAGAAGAAAATTTTAAAAATCGTTTAATTAAATATATGGAAATTGAGGCAATGTCAAGATATGAAGATCCAGTTGCTCAAGAACTTAAAAAATCAATAACAGATAAAAACTTCGAAATTAGCCGTGATAATTTTGGTTCAATTATTTTTTATAAAAAATCTAAAAAAGCTAATGCGCCAAAAGTAATGATTGCTGCTCATATGGATGAAGTTGGTTACATGGTTAGATTTATCGACAAAAAAGGTCAACTACTTCTTTCACCAGTTGGTGGAATTTGACCAAGTACTGTGATTGGAACTAAGGCAAAATTGCTAACTCAAAGCAACGAAGAATTCCTAGGAGTTTTTGGACACACTAGCATTCATATCATGCAAGAAGAAGCAGTGAAAAAGGCTATAACTAATAATGAGATATATGCTGATTTTGGGTTCAAAAGTGATGAAGATGCTATGGCGCAAGGAGCCGCTGTTGGTGATCTAGTTTTTATGAGCGGTGAAACTATTTTATTTAAAGATGAAAATCTAATTGGTGGTAAAGCCATGGATAATCGTGCTGGAGTCACAGTACTAGAATATATTGCTAAAAGTATTGAAAATATTGAATTAGATGTTGATTTATATTTAGTTGGAACAACACAAGAAGAAGTCGGAACTCGTGGTGCTAGAACTAGTGTATCACTAATTAATCCGGATATTGGAATTGCTCTAGATACATGTGCTTCACATGATACAATCGGAACAATTGCCGGTAATACTGCTCTATTTAAAGGAGCTGCTCTTAGAATTAAAGACCGTGGAACAATGATGGATCCAAAGCTTGTAAAAGTATTTCAAGATCTTTCGAAAAAGCATAATATTGATTCATATAAATATATAGCAATGGGTGGTGGAACTGATGCGCATGAATTACAATATGCAAAAGGTGGAGCTGCTACTTTAACAATTTCACTTCCCCAAAGATATTTACATAGTCCAATTGGAGTTTGTGCGATAAGTGATCTTTTAGCAGCTGGAGATTTATTAATTCATTTTGTTAAAGAGTTTAACGAAGCTGAATTAAATAAAATTAAATATCAATAA